The following is a genomic window from bacterium.
TCCGCCAGGCTCACCGGCTTGATGTAGCCGCAGTTGCGGGTCGCGATGCGGAGCTGCCCCTTGAAGAAGCCCACCTCTTCCATGAGCGGCACGTTCTTGTACTCCCCGTTGCCCCCGGAGACGTCGTAGGCCAGGCGCTCGTCGTTGAGGACCAGGTGCTCGCCCTCCAGGCGGAAGAGGGCCCAGTCCTCGATGACGCGCCCCTGTTTCACCGCCCGCAGGAGCTCGTCCACCTTGTCCTCGGTGATATTCCCGTAGACGACGCGGGGCCGGCCGGGGACCCAGACGTCCACCAGCGGCTCCATCTGGCAGAAGCCGTAGCAGCCTGAGTCCTCGACGACGATGTCCATCCCCTCGCGCTTGGCCCCCTCCAGGATGCGCTCGGCGATGTCGAGCGCACCGTTGGCGATGCCGCAGGTGGAGGAGCCGACGGAGATGCGTATCTTGCCGGGATGGAGGGATTGAAGTCCCTTTTTCTTCAGGTCGTCGAGATCCTTGACGCTCGTAATCCTCATGTTCTTCACCTTGATTGTTCCCGACCTAAAGTTTTCCGGCAAGGGGCTTAAGCCCCTTGTCTCCTCTAGGCAGGCGGGTCAGACGTTTTCGCTGTCGGCCCTCCTCAGGGCTCCGATGACTTCCCGGACCTTGGACTTGGTGACGTGCCCGTAGAACTTGTCCCGCTTTGTGATGAC
Proteins encoded in this region:
- a CDS encoding (2Fe-2S) ferredoxin domain-containing protein is translated as MRITSVKDLDDLKKKGLQSLHPGKIRISVGSSTCGIANGALDIAERILEGAKREGMDIVVEDSGCYGFCQMEPLVDVWVPGRPRVVYGNITEDKVDELLRAVKQGRVIEDWALFRLEGEHLVLNDERLAYDVSGGNGEYKNVPLMEEVGFFKGQLRIATRNCGYIKPVSLA